One stretch of Zhihengliuella flava DNA includes these proteins:
- the gcvH gene encoding glycine cleavage system protein GcvH: MSKVLSTLRYSAEHEWIDGNTPAKIGISQIAADALGDVVYVDMPEVGAELTAGEACGEVESTKSVSEIFSPITGTVVEVNQEPIDNPAILNEDPYGAGWLFTVEVTEEGPLLSAEDYASANGGEIA; encoded by the coding sequence ATGAGCAAGGTTCTCTCCACCCTCCGCTACTCCGCCGAGCACGAGTGGATTGATGGCAACACTCCGGCCAAGATTGGCATTTCGCAGATTGCCGCCGACGCGCTCGGCGACGTGGTGTACGTCGACATGCCGGAGGTCGGCGCTGAGCTCACGGCCGGAGAGGCCTGCGGCGAGGTTGAGTCCACGAAGTCCGTCTCGGAAATCTTTTCCCCGATCACCGGCACGGTGGTTGAGGTCAACCAGGAGCCCATCGACAACCCGGCCATCCTGAACGAGGATCCCTACGGTGCCGGTTGGCTCTTCACGGTGGAGGTTACCGAGGAAGGCCCGCTGCTCTCGGCCGAGGATTACGCCTCCGCCAATGGTGGAGAAATCGCCTAA
- the gcvT gene encoding glycine cleavage system aminomethyltransferase GcvT, whose product MTQQTPLAAEHEALGASFTDFGGWQMPLKYSSELAEHRAVREAAGLFDISHMGEIWIEGPEAAAFLNYALVGNLAAVKVGKAKYTMIANARGGIIDDLIVYRREEDTYLVVSNASNAPTVAADLSERSANFDVAVRDASAETAMIALQGPVAEAVLLSETPEAEAETVTSMGYYAADEVTVAGIRVLLARTGYTGEDGFELYVGSDDAVALWRALLAAGAESGVIPAGLAARDSLRLEAGMPLYGHELTLETTPYAAGLGPVVSLKKEDDFVGRAALEEAKAAGSPRKLVGLKGLGRRAGREGYEVTVDGEVVGAVTSGQPSPTLGYPIALAYVDVAHAEPGTAVDVDVRGKPQPFEVVALPFYRRQK is encoded by the coding sequence ATGACACAGCAGACACCGCTGGCCGCCGAGCACGAGGCGCTCGGGGCATCCTTCACCGATTTCGGCGGGTGGCAGATGCCGCTGAAGTACTCCTCCGAGCTCGCCGAGCACCGCGCCGTCCGCGAGGCGGCGGGGCTGTTCGACATTTCCCACATGGGCGAAATCTGGATTGAGGGCCCCGAGGCGGCCGCCTTCCTGAACTACGCGCTGGTGGGCAACCTCGCCGCCGTCAAGGTCGGCAAGGCGAAGTACACGATGATCGCCAACGCGCGCGGCGGCATCATCGATGACCTGATCGTCTACCGCCGCGAGGAGGACACCTACTTGGTGGTCTCCAACGCATCGAATGCCCCCACCGTGGCCGCGGACCTGTCCGAACGCTCCGCGAACTTTGACGTGGCCGTCCGGGACGCCTCGGCCGAGACCGCGATGATCGCCCTGCAGGGCCCCGTCGCGGAGGCCGTGCTGCTGAGCGAGACCCCGGAGGCCGAGGCGGAGACGGTCACCTCCATGGGCTACTACGCCGCCGACGAGGTCACGGTCGCCGGAATCCGCGTCCTGCTGGCCCGGACCGGCTACACCGGCGAGGACGGGTTTGAGCTCTACGTTGGCTCCGACGACGCCGTCGCCCTGTGGCGGGCTCTGCTCGCCGCCGGCGCCGAATCCGGCGTGATTCCCGCGGGACTGGCCGCTCGTGACTCGCTGCGACTGGAGGCCGGCATGCCGCTCTACGGGCATGAGCTGACCCTCGAGACGACCCCGTACGCGGCCGGCCTCGGGCCGGTGGTCTCCCTGAAGAAGGAGGACGACTTTGTGGGTCGCGCCGCCCTCGAGGAGGCCAAGGCCGCCGGCTCGCCGCGGAAACTGGTGGGGCTCAAGGGGCTGGGCCGCCGCGCCGGGCGTGAAGGCTATGAGGTGACCGTCGACGGCGAGGTCGTCGGCGCGGTCACGTCGGGCCAGCCGTCCCCCACGCTGGGCTACCCGATTGCGCTGGCCTACGTCGACGTTGCCCATGCCGAACCCGGCACCGCTGTCGACGTCGATGTGCGCGGGAAGCCGCAGCCCTTCGAAGTGGTGGCACTGCCGTTCTACCGCCGCCAGAAGTAA